A region from the Agrococcus sp. SL85 genome encodes:
- a CDS encoding AMP-binding protein — protein sequence MAVLTHEEVERMPIVVETSGSSGTPKRVVISEEAVQASTDAANERLGGPGQWVLALPEQYIAGKNVIWRNEASGAPLVRTAGSFTAEAFVEAVHQLEHDRTFTSLVPTQLARLVDAAQLDRSFIGPIARLDRILLGGQRAPLGLIERAARLGWRVTRTYGATETVGGCVWDGRPLRDVKIRLTDQIEIAGPQLADGYEDAELTARRFITDGGGVRWYRTGDAGSLIGGTLQVSGRIDDVIISGGVKISLASVEHVVQVFAPDAVVVAAPHPEWGEVPAVVTTLKPSLAEIRAAVGNALGKPARPNHLVTVSVMPTTASGKPDRKRLQKLVASRTNERRRRGLFG from the coding sequence ATGGCAGTACTGACGCACGAGGAGGTGGAGCGCATGCCGATCGTCGTCGAGACGAGCGGGTCGAGCGGCACGCCCAAGCGCGTCGTCATCTCGGAGGAGGCCGTGCAGGCCTCGACCGACGCCGCCAACGAGCGGCTCGGCGGGCCCGGGCAGTGGGTGCTCGCCCTGCCCGAGCAGTACATCGCAGGCAAGAACGTGATCTGGCGCAACGAGGCATCGGGGGCGCCGCTCGTGCGCACCGCCGGCTCGTTCACCGCCGAGGCCTTCGTGGAGGCCGTGCACCAGCTCGAGCACGACCGCACCTTCACCTCGCTCGTGCCGACGCAGCTCGCGCGGCTCGTCGACGCGGCGCAGCTCGACCGCTCGTTCATCGGCCCGATCGCGCGCCTCGACCGGATCCTGCTGGGCGGCCAGCGCGCGCCGCTCGGGCTCATCGAGCGCGCCGCGCGGCTCGGCTGGCGGGTCACGCGCACCTACGGCGCGACCGAGACCGTGGGCGGCTGCGTGTGGGACGGCAGGCCGCTCCGCGACGTGAAGATCCGGCTCACCGACCAGATCGAGATCGCGGGCCCGCAGCTCGCGGACGGCTACGAGGACGCCGAGCTCACGGCCCGGCGCTTCATCACCGACGGCGGCGGCGTGCGCTGGTACCGCACGGGCGACGCCGGCTCGCTCATCGGCGGCACCCTGCAGGTCTCCGGCCGCATCGACGACGTCATCATCTCCGGCGGCGTGAAGATCTCGCTCGCCTCGGTCGAGCACGTCGTGCAGGTGTTCGCGCCGGACGCGGTGGTCGTCGCGGCCCCGCACCCGGAGTGGGGCGAGGTGCCGGCGGTCGTGACGACGCTGAAGCCCTCGCTCGCCGAGATCCGCGCCGCCGTCGGCAACGCGCTCGGCAAGCCCGCGCGCCCCAACCACCTGGTCACGGTCTCGGTGATGCCGACGACGGCCTCCGGGAAGCCCGACCGCAAGCGCCTGCAGAAGCTCGTCGCGAGCCGCACGAACGAGCGGCGCCGGCGCGGCCTCTTCGGCTGA
- a CDS encoding 1,4-dihydroxy-2-naphthoyl-CoA synthase has product MALATRLARVTISPLFDPAEWADAAPGYEDITLHRSRDGRIARVAFDRPEVRNAFRPRTVDELHRALDDVRQDPRIGVVLLTGNGPSPKDGGWAFCSGGDQRIRGRDGYRYAEGETADSIDQARSGRLHILEVQRLIRFMPKVVIAVVPGWAAGGGHSLHVVCDLTIASLEHGRFKQTDADVGSFDAGYGSAYMARQTGQKFAREVFFLAREYSAERALQAGAINAAVPHDELEATALDWAREILTKSPTAIRMLKFAFNAVDDGMVGQQVFAGEATRLAYGTDEAVEGRDAFLEKREPDWSPFPWQY; this is encoded by the coding sequence ATGGCGCTCGCGACTAGGCTTGCGAGGGTGACGATCTCGCCCCTGTTCGACCCCGCCGAGTGGGCGGACGCGGCGCCCGGGTACGAGGACATCACGCTCCACAGGAGCCGCGACGGCCGCATCGCGCGCGTCGCCTTCGACCGCCCGGAGGTGCGGAACGCCTTCCGTCCGCGCACGGTCGACGAGCTCCACCGGGCCCTCGACGACGTGCGCCAGGATCCGCGCATCGGCGTCGTGCTGCTCACCGGCAACGGCCCGAGCCCGAAGGACGGCGGCTGGGCGTTCTGCTCGGGCGGCGACCAGCGCATCCGCGGCCGCGACGGCTACCGCTACGCGGAGGGCGAGACGGCCGACTCGATCGACCAGGCGCGCTCCGGCCGCCTCCACATCCTCGAGGTGCAGCGCCTCATCCGCTTCATGCCGAAGGTCGTCATCGCGGTCGTGCCCGGCTGGGCCGCGGGCGGCGGCCACTCGCTGCACGTCGTCTGCGACCTCACGATCGCGAGCCTCGAGCACGGCCGCTTCAAGCAGACCGACGCCGACGTCGGCTCGTTCGACGCGGGCTACGGCTCGGCCTACATGGCGCGCCAGACGGGGCAGAAGTTCGCGCGCGAGGTCTTCTTCCTCGCCCGCGAGTACTCGGCCGAGCGCGCGCTGCAGGCCGGCGCGATCAACGCGGCGGTGCCGCACGACGAGCTCGAGGCGACCGCGCTCGACTGGGCGCGCGAGATCCTCACGAAGAGCCCGACGGCGATCCGGATGCTGAAGTTCGCCTTCAACGCCGTCGACGACGGCATGGTGGGCCAGCAGGTGTTCGCGGGCGAGGCGACGCGCCTCGCCTACGGCACCGACGAGGCGGTCGAGGGGCGCGACGCGTTCCTCGAGAAGCGGGAGCCGGACTGGTCGCCGTTCCCATGGCAGTACTGA